The window TCCTCGCACAGCCGCGCCACCGCCGGCGCCACCATGAACAGGCCGGCCAGCTCCTGGCCCTGCGCCTCCAGGCGGCCACCCAGGCTGGCGGCAACGAAGCCGCCGAAGGAGAAGCCGAACAGCGTCAGGGGCAACTGCGGATACTGAGCCCGTAGCCAGGTTGCCGCGGCCCCGGCGTCGTCGACCTCGCCACTGTGCATGTCATGGCTGCCGGCGCTGGCGCCGACGCCACGGTAGTTGAAGCGCAGGGTCGCCAGGCCGGCGTCGCGCGCGCTACGCTGCAGGGTAGACACCACCTTGTTGAGCATAGTGCCGCCTTGCACCGGGTTGGGGTGACAGATCAGTGCCACGCCACGGGCGTCGGGCAGGTCGAGATAGAGCGCCTCGAGCTGGCCCACCGGGCCGTCGAGCAGCAGAGAGGTTTCACGCATTAGCAACAGGAACTCCGTGACCCCGGAGGGGGTCGACACGTCTTGGTTAGGCACATCACGGCTTGCGTTGCGGTATACAGCGCAGGTTCGAGCCGTTAACGTAAAGCAAAGCCGTTTATAGAGGAAGGACTCGTGGAACAGACGCTCACAGCCTGGTTGCTGCCGACCCTCACCCTGCTGGCTGGCATCGCCATCGGCTTCGTGGTGGCCCGCTTGCTGCCCAATGCCGCGCCCAATCGCACCCAGCGCCAGTTGGACGAGCTGCAGGAACGCTTCGACAGCTATCAAAGCGAAGTGGTCACCCATTTCAACACCACCGCCAGCCTGGTGAAGAAGCTCACCCAGAGCTACCAGGAAGTGCAGGAGCACCTGTCCGAAGGCGCCAACCGCCTGGCCCTCGACGAACTGACTCGCCAGCGCCTGCTGGCCGCCCTGCACGCCGACGAGCAGGCCAGCCCGCGCGAGCGCCTGACCCCGCCGAAAAGCAACGAGGCACCGAAGGACTATGCGCCCAAGGCCCCCGATACCCCCGGCACCCTGGATGTGACCTTCGGCCTGAAAAAGTGATTTAGCTGGCCGCAATAAAAAGCCCCGCCTAGGCGGGGCTTTTTATTGGGTGACGCGGCAGGCTGTTGAAAAACGTAGCGAGCGAAGGCTAGGCAAGGCGAAGTCAGCCGAAGAAGCGCAGTTTACGAGTTGTAAATAAGCATTCTGAGGCTGACTTCAACGCGGCATAGCCGAGTGCAGTAGTTTTGCAACTGCCTGCTAGAGCGCGCCGCGCGCGCGCAGCAGATCGATCACCTGCTTGACGCCCTCTTCCACCGACAGGCTCTGCGTGTCGATCAGCAGATCGGCATTCAGCGGCACGTCGTAGGGGAAGGCCTCGCCGGGGATATTGTCGCCAGCGGCGGCATACAGCCCTTGCGGGTCACGTTCACGGCACGCCTGCGGCGAAGCCTGGACGTAAACGGTGATCAGCCGCTCGGTGCCGATCAACGCCTTGGCCTGCTCGCGGCCCTCGGCATCCGGGGCGACGAAGGCGGCCAGGGTCAGCAGGCCGGCCTCGTTGAACTGGCGCGCCACATGGGCGGCACGCCGCCAGTTTTCGGTGCGTCCGGCGCGGTCCTGCGGCAGCCCCTTGTTGAGGTCATGCCGCAGGTTCTGGCCATCCAGCACATAGACCGCGCGGCCCATGTCGAACAGCTTGCGCTCCACGGCATAGGCCAGGGTGCTCTTGCCGGCGCCGGACAGCCCGGTGAACAGCACGGTGGCCGGCTGCTGACCGAAGCGCGCGGCGCGCTCCTCGGTGGCGACGTGGGCCAGCTTGCCGTGGTGGCCGTCGACATTTTGGGCACCGACGGGGGCGGCGATGATCATGCCGGCGCCGACGGTGCCGTTGGTCAAGCGGTCCACGACGATGAAGGCGCCGGTGGTGCGGTTGTGCGCATAGCCGTCGAGGGCGATCGGCGCATCCAGGCTGATCTTGACCTTGGCGATCTCGTTCAGCTTGAGTTCGCTGGCCGCACCCTCTTCCAGGCTATTCACGTCGACCTTGTGGGCGATGCTCGGGATCGAGCCCGGCACATAGCTGGTGGCGCGCTTGAAGTCGTATTTCTTGCCCGGCAGCATCGGCTCTTCGGCCATCCACACCAGCATGGCGTCGAAGCTGTCGGTGACCAACGGCCGGTTGTCGCCATGCACCAGCATGTCGCCACGGGACACGTCGACTTCGTCTTCCAGGGTCAGGGTGATGGCCTGGCCCGGACCGGCCGCTTCCAGTTCGCCCTCGAAGGTGACGATAGACTTGACCTTGCTGCTCTTGCCGGACGGCAACACCACCACTTCGTCGCCCTTGTGCACGACGCCGCTGGCCAGGGTGCCGGCGAAGCCGCGGAAGTTCAGGTTCGGGCGGTTGACGTACTGCACCGGGAAACGCATGTCGTTGAAATTGCGGTCGCCAGCGATCTCCACGGTTTCGAGGATTTCCATCAGCGACTGACCGCTGTACCAGGGCGAGCGCTCGCTCTTGTTGACCACGTTGTCGCCCTTCAGCGCCGACATCGGCACGAAGTGGATCGAGGTCGGGGTGAGCTTGATCTGCTCGGCAAACACCAGGTAGTCGGCCTTGATCCGCTCGAACACGGCCTGGTCGAAGTCCATCAGGTCCATCTTGTTGATGGCCACGACTATGTGCTTGATGCCCAGCAGCGAGGCGATATAGCTGTGCCGGCGGGTCTGGGTCTGCACGCCGTAGCGGGCATCGACGAGGATGATCGCCAGGTCGCAGGTCGAGGCACCGGTGGCCATGTTGCGGGTGTACTGCTCATGGCCGGGGGTGTCGGCGATGATGAATTTGCGCTTGGCGGTGCTGAAGTAGCGGTACGCCACATCGATGGTGATGCCCTGCTCGCGCTCGGCCTGCAGGCCGTCGACCAGCAACGCCAGATCGATATCGTCGCCGGTGGTGCCGACTTTCTTCGAGTCGCGAGTGATGGCTTCCAGATGGTCTTCGTAGATCATCTTCGAGTCGTGCAGCAGGCGGCCGATCAGAGTGCTCTTGCCGTCGTCGACGTTGCCGCAGGTGAGGAAACGCAGCAGTTCCTTGCGCTCGTGCTGGGCCAGGTAGGCGAGGATGTCCTCGCTGATCAGATCGGATTGGTGCGACATCTTAAAAGTACCCCTGACGTTTCTTGTCTTCCATCGAGCCGGCCTGGTCGTGGTCGATCACCCGACCTTGGCGCTCGGAGGTCCGGGTCAGGAGCATTTCCTGGATGATGTCGGTCAGGGTGGTGGCCGTGGACTCCACCGCACCGGTCAACGGATAGCAGCCGAGGGTGCGGAAACGCACCATCTTCTTCTGGATACGGGCCTTTTCTTCGTCCGACAGGTGCTCGAGGATGCGCTCGTCGTCGATCATGATCAGCGTGCCGTTCTTCTCGATCACTTCGCGCTCGGCGGCGAAGTACAGCGGCACGATCGGGATGCCTTCCAGGTAGATGTATTGCCAGATGTCCAGCTCGGTCCAGTTGGACAGCGGGAACACGCGAATCGACTCGCCCTTGTTGACCTTGCCGTTGTAGACGTTCCACAGCTCGGGGCGCTGGTTCTTCGGATCCCAGCGGTGCTTGCTGTCGCGGAAGGAATACACGCGCTCCTTGGCCCGCGATTTCTCCTCGTCGCGGCGCGCGCCACCGAAGGCGGCGTCGAAGCCGTACTTGTCCAGCGCTTGCTTCAAACCCTCGGTCTTCATGATGTCGGTGTGCTTAGCACTGCCGTGGGTGAAGGGGTTGATGCCCTGCGCCACACCGTCCGGGTTGACGTGGGTGATCAGGTCGAGGCCCAGTTCGGCGACCATCTTGTCGCGAAACTTGTACATCTCCTGGAACTTCCACTGAGTGTCGACGTGCATCACCGGGAACGGCAGCTTGCCGGGAAAGAACGCCTTGCGTGCGAGGTGCAGCATGACGGCGGAATCTTTGCCGATGGAGTACAGCATCACCGGGTTATCGAACTCGGCGGCGACCTCGCGGATGATGTGGATGCTTTCCGCCTCCAACTGTTTCAGATGCGTCAATTTATCGAGCATGGCAACTCACGGCTTTCTCTCGGGAGAGCTTGGGGGACGGCCTACGGGCCGTGGACGAAGGGCGCACTTTAGCACAGCACCCCATTCTATTCAGGCGGCGGGTTAGATCTAAACGATCTAGTTATATGCCGATCGGCGCGCCCAGTCCGGCGCCTCAGAGCCTGTTTACGATCTCGCGAGCTAGAGTCAAACAAGGCGCAACGACCAACGGGAGTAACAGCCGAAGGCTGGCCCAAAGGGCGAGCGTAGCGAGTCAAACGGCTGAGGAAGCGGAGTTTACGCGTTGTAAATGAGCATGACTCGCTTCACTCGCCCTTCGGGTCGCGCTGAAGCGCGTTAGCCGCAAGCGGCTTGCCGAAGCCGTTTTCAACGCAGTTTGACCGACGCGCAGCAGATCGTAGGCAGGTTCTCAGACGGGGTTGGCGCAGTCGATAAACAGGTGCTCGATGGCGAAGCGCCGCGCCAGGTAGTCGCCCAGCGCCTGCACGCCATAGCGCTCGGTGGCATGGTGGCCGGCGGCGATGAAGCTGATGCCGTTTTCCCGGGCACTGTGGAAGGTCTGCTCGGAGGCTTCGCCGGTCAGATAGAGGTCGACCCCGGCGGCGATCGCCTGATCGATGTAGCCCTGGCCGCCGCCGGTGCACCAGCCGATGCGGCGGACCATCCCGGCGCCCTCCACCAGCAGCGGTTCGCGGCCCAGCACCTCTTGCACCCGACGGGCGAAATCACGCGGACTCATGGGTTCGGCCAGCGAGCCGACCAAGCCGACGGTGCGCGGATTGCCCGGCTCCAGCGGGCCCTCGACGACGATGTCCAGCTGCCGCGCCAGTTGCACGTTGTTGCCCACCTCGGCGTGCAGATCCAGCGGCAGGTGATAGGCCAGCAGGCTGATGTCATGGCTGAGCAGGGTCTTCAGGCGGCGCTGCTTCATGCCGGTGATGCAGGGGTTCTCGCCCTTCCAGAAATAGCCATGGTGCACCAGCACCACATCGGCATCGGCCGCCACCGCCGCATCCAGCAGCGCCTGGCTGGCGGTGACGCCGCTGACGATGCGCCGCACCTGCGGCCGGCCTTCGACTTGCAGGCCGTTGGGGCAGTAGTCACTGATGCGCGCGGCATCCAGGTAACGTTCGGCTTCTTCCACCAGCGTGGTCAGGGCAATGGCCATGGGAATTCCTCTTTGCTGCAGCCCGGCCGCTCCATTATTGACGATCGGGCCTCTATAATGGCTCCACCTTAAGGGCCGCTCTGCGCCCTCGCAACCCTCAGGATTTTTCGATGCTCAAGGCCCTGCGTTTTCTCGGCTGGCCCCTGCTGGCCGGTGTGCTGCTCGCTCTGCTGATTATCCAGCGCTACCCGCACTGGGTCGGCCTGCCCACTCAGGAAGTGCACATGCAGCAAGCGCCACGTCTGAGCCTCCCGCTGCAGGGGCCGGTGTCCTATGCGCAGGCGGTGAGCAGCGCCGCGCCGGCGGTGGCCAACCTCTATACCACCAAGTACGTCAGCCGCCCGGCCCTGCCGCTGTTCGAGGACCCGCAGTTCCGCCGCTTCTTCGGCGACAACCTGCCGAAACAGCGGCGCATGGAATCCAGCCTCGGTTCGGCGGTGATCATGAGCCCCGAGGGCTATCTGCTGACTAACAACCACGTGACTGCCGGTGCCGACCAGATAGTCGTAGCCCTGAAAGACGGCCGCGAAACTCTCGCGCGGGTAATCGGCAGCGACCCGGAAACCGACCTGGCAGTGCTCAAGATCGACCTCAAGGACCTGCCGGCGATCACCCTCGGGCGCTCCGACAGCATCAGCATCGGCGACGTCGCCCTGGCCATCGGCAACCCCTTCGGCGTCGGCCAGACCGTGACCATGGGCATCATCAGCGCCACCGGGCGCAATCAGCTGGGCCTCAATACCTACGAGGACTTCATCCAGACCGACGCGGCGATCAACCCTGGTAACTCCGGCGGCGCGCTGGTCGACGCCCGCGGCAACCTGATTGGCATCAACACCGCGATCCTGTCGAAATCCAGCGGCTCGCAGGGCATCGGCTTCGCCATCCCGACCAAGCTGGCCCTGGAAGTGATGAAGGCTATCATCGAGCACGGCCAGGTGATTCGTGGCTGGCTGGGTATCGAAGTGCAGCCGCTGACCCCCGAACTGGCGGAGTCCTTCGGTCTCGAAGGGCGCCCCGGCATCGTCGTCGCCGGCATTTATCGCGACGGCCCGGCACAGAAGGCCGGCCTGCAGCCGGGTGACCTGATCCTCAGCATCGATAGCGAGCCAGCCAGCGACGGCCGCCGCTCGATGAACCAGGTGGCGCGCACCAAGCCGGGCCAGAAGACCATCATCGAGGTGCTGCGCAACGGCCAGAACCTCAAACTGACTGCCGAAGTGGGGCTGCGCGCGCCGCAGGCAATCAACAACGGCAACGACAAACAACCCTGACCCGCGCCGCCCCTGAAACCACAGAGCCGGACCCACTTGCACGGGTCCGGCTCTTTTTTTCACGCGACCGGCTAGAGCGTCTGCAACGCCGCCAATAAGGCCTGATTCTGCTCCGGCGCGCCGATGCTGATGCGCAGGAACTGGGCGATGCGCGCCTGCTTGAAGTGACGCACTATCACCCCCTGCTCGCGCAGCGCCGCGGCCAGTTGCGCGGCATCCTTGTGCGGATGGCGGGCGAAGACGAAGTTGGCGGCCGATGGCAGCACCTCGAAGCCGAGCGCTTGCAGGCCAGCGACCACTTGCTCGCGGCTGGCGATCACCTTGGCGCAGGTTGCCTCGAAATAGGCGCGATCCTCGAACGCCGCCGCCGCGCCGGCGATGGCCATGCGGTCCAACGGATAGGAGTTGAAGCTGTTCTTGATCCGCTCCAGCGCCTCGATCAGCTCGGGATGGCCGACCGCCAGACCGACGCGCAGGCCGGCCAGCGAGCGCGACTTCGACAGGGTCTGGGTCACCAGCAGGTTCGGGTACTTGTCCACCAGGCTGATCGCGGTCTCGCCGCCGAAGTCGATATAGGCCTCGTCGACCAGCACCACCGAATCCGGATTGGCCTGCAGCAGGCGCTCGATGGCCTCCAACGCCAGCAGGCAACCGGTCGGCGCATTGGGGTTGGGGAAGACGATGCCACCGTTCGGCCGGGCGTAGTCCTCGATGCGGATCTGGAACTGTTCGTCCAGCGCCAGCGCCTCAAAGGGGATGCCGTACAGGCCGCAGTAGACCGGGTAGAAGCTGTAGGTCACATCCGGGAACAGCAGCGGCTTGCCGTGCTGGAACAAGCCGTGGAAAGCATGCGCCAGCACCTCGTCGGAGCCGTTGCCGACGAACACCTGACTCGCCTGCACACCGTAGTAGTCGGCCACCGCCTGCTTGAGGCGCTCGCCGTTGGGATCGGGGTACAGGCGCAGGTTGTCGTTCAGCTCGGCCTGCATGGCGGACAGCGCCTGGGGCGACGGGCCGTAGGGGTTCTCGTTGGTGTTGAGCTTGACCAGCTTGGCCAGCTTCGGTTGCTCACCCGGTACATAGGGAACCAGGTCCTTGACGAAGGGGCTCCAGAATTTGCTCATGCCCTTCTCTCCTCGAATGCGTTGACATCATGGGGCCGCGCATCGATGGGTAGCGCTGCGCGCAACCCATCCTACGGCGGCCGCTGTTTCAATTTTTGATGCGGTACTCGGCGCTGCGCGCGTGGGCGGTCAGCGATTCGCCGCGGGCCAGCACCGAGGCGATCTTGCCCAGTTCCGAGGCACCGTCCGCCGAACAGTGAATGATCGACGAGCGCTTCTGGAAGTCGTACACCCCCAGCGGCGAGGAGTAGCGCGCAGTACCGGAAGTCGGCAGCACGTGATTGGGCCCGGCACAGTAGTCGCCCAGCGCCTCGGCGGTATACCTGCCCATAAATATCGCGCCGGCGTGGCGGATCTGCGGCAGCCACTTCGCGGGATCGGCGACCGACAGCTCCAAGTGCTCCGGGGCGATACGGTTAGCCACCTCGATGGCCTGAGCCATATCGGCGACCTGGATCAGCGCGCCGCGCCCCTCCATGGAAGTACGGGCAATCGCCTCGCGCTCCAGGGTCGGCAGCAGCTTGGCGATGCTCGCCGCGACCTGGTCGAGGAACGCCGCATCCGGGCTGACCAGGATCGCCTGGGCATCCTCGTCGTGCTCGGCCTGGGAGAACAGGTCCATGGCGATCCAGTCCGGATCGGTCTGACCGTCGCACACCACCAGAATCTCCGACGGCCCGGCGATCATGTCGATGCCAACCTTGCCGAACACGTGACGCTTGGCGGTGGCCACATAGATGTTGCCGGGACCGACTATCTTGTCCACCGGCGGCACGCTCTCGGTGCCATAGGCCAGCGCCGCCACGGCCTGGGCGCCGCCGATGGTGAACACCCGATCGACGCCGGCGATGGCGGCGGCGGCGAGGACGATCTCGTTGATATCCCCGCGCGGGGTCGGCACCACCATCACCACTTCCGGCACTCCGGCGACCTTGGCCGGAATCGCGTTCATCAGCACCGAGGACGGGTAAGAGGCCTTGCCGCCCGGCACATACAGGCCGGCGCGATCCAGCGGGGTGACCTGCTGGCCGAGCACGGTGCCGTCGGCCTCGGTGTAGCTCCAGGAATCCTGCTTCTGCTTCTCGTGGTAGCGGCGCACCCGCTCGGCGGCGGTTTCCAGGGCAGCACGCTGGGCCGGGGTGATACGGGTCAGGGCCAGTTCCAGGCGCTCGCGCGGCAGGATCAGGTCGGCCATGCCGGCCACCTCGAGACCGTCGAAGCGCCGGGTGTATTCGACCAGCGCCGCATCGCCACGCTCACGCACGGCGGCGATGATCTCCAGCACGCGCTGGTTGACCGCATCGTCCGACACGCTTTCCCAGCTCAGCAGATGATCCAGATGACGGGCGAAGTCCGAATCGGCGGCGTTGAGTCGGCGGATGGCGATGGGAGCGGTCATAGCGAAGCCTCGTGGTGATGGCAGGATCTCGGGCGCCGCTAGACTAGCAAGCCCACCGTGCGGGCACCCGAGAAAATTGGCTATGACACGGATAGGCGGGCGCGACGCGATGTCGCGCGGGGTGTCAGCTAGGGTGTCGCGACTCGACCGCTTGGCGCAGGGTATCGATCAGCGCCTGGATGCGCGCGTGCTGCATCTTCATCGACGCCTTGTTGACGATCAGCCGCGAACTGATCGGGGCGATCAACTCCTGCGGCTCCAGACCGTTGGCGCGCAGGGTGTTGCCGGTGTCGACCACGTCGATGATCTTGTCGGCCAGGCCGACCAGCGGCGCCAGTTCCATCGAGCCATACAGCTTGATCACATCGACCTGACGGCCCTGCTCGGCGTAGTAGCGCTTGGCGACGTTGACGAACTTGGTGGCCACGCGCAGGCGGCCCCTGGGCTCCGGCGCGCCGACTCGCCCGGCGGTCATCAGCTTGCAATTGGCGATGCGCAGATCCAGCGGCTCGTACAGGCCCTGACCACCGTATTCCAGCAGCACGTCCTTGCCGGCCACGCCGAGGTCGGCGGCACCGTGCTCGACATAGGTCGGCACGTCGGTGGCGCGCACGATCAGCAGGCGCACATCCTCCTGGGTGGTGGGGATGATCAGCTTGCGGCTCTTGTCCGGATTCTCGGTCGGCACGATGCCGGCCTCGGCCAGCAGCGGCAGGGTGTCATCGAGGATACGGCCTTTGGATAGCGCGATGGTCAGCATGAAACGAGATGTCCTTAGCGGCGTGCCCGCCCCGGCCAACCCATGGTCGGCCGGGGTCTGGCGCGCCGCCGGTTACGCCGGCACGCGGCGGATCTTGGCGCCCAACAACTGCAGTTTTTCTTCGATGCACTCGTAACCACGGTCGATGTGGTAGATGCGATCGATCAGGGTATCGCCATCGGCCACCAGCGCGGCGATCACCAGGCTGGCGGAGGCGCGCAGGTCGGTGGCCATGACTGGCGCACCCTTAAGGCTCGGCGCCCCGCTGACGATCGCGGTGTTGCCTTCGACCATGATCTGCGCACCCATGCGGGTCATTTCGTAGACGTGCATGAAGCGGTTCTCGAACACCGTCTCGATCACCGTGCCGGTACCTTCGGCGATGGTGTTGAGGGCAATGAACTGCGCCTGCATGTCGGTGGGAAACGCCGGATAGGGCGCGGTGCGCAGGTTGACCGCCTTCGGCCGCTTGCCATGCATGTCCAGCTCGATCCAGTCGGAACCACTGGTGATTTCGGCGCCGGCCTCCTGCAGCTTGGACAGCACCGCCTCGAGGATGGTCGGATCGGTGTCCTTGAGCTTGACGCGGCCGCCCGTAGCCGCAGCGGCCACCAGGTAAGTGCCGGTCTCGATACGGTCGGGCATCACGCTGTAGCGCGCACCATGCAGGCGCTCGACGCCATCGATGATGATGGTATCGGTGCCGGCGCCCTGGATCTGCGCCCCCATGGCGATCAGGCAGTTGGCCAGGTCGACCACTTCCGGCTCGCGGGCGGCGTTTTCCAGCACCGAACGGCCCTTGGCCAGGGTAGCGGCCATCATGATGTTCTCGGTACCGGTCACGCTGACGGTATCGAAGAAGAAGTGCGCACCGCGCAGGCCGCCCTCCGGCGCCTTGGCCTTGATGTAGCCACCCTCGACCTCGATCTGCGCGCCCATGGCTTCCAGGCCGCGGATGTGCAGGTCGACCGGCCGCGAACCGATGGCGCAGCCACCGGGCAGCGCCACCTCGGCCTCGCCGAAGTGGGCGACCATCGGGCCGAGCACCAGGATCGAGGCACGCATGGTCTTCACCAGCTCGTAGGGCGCCACCAGAGTCTTGATGGTGCTGGCGTCGACTTCGACGCTGAGCTTCTCGTCGACCACCGGTTCGACGCCCATGCGCCCGAACAGCTCGATCATGGTGGTGATGTCGTGCAGGTGCGGCAGGTTGCACACCGTCACCGGCTCATCGGCCAGCAGGGTGGCGGCCAGGATCGGCAACGCGGAGTTTTTCGCCCCGGAGATGCGGATTTCGCCATTCAGGCGCTCGCCACCGGTAATAATCAATTTATCCATAGGAATCTCGTCGCCCGTAGGCTCAGGAACGCTCGGCCCAGGCAGCGCGGCTGAAGAATTTCATGGTCACCGCGTGGATGCTGCCATCGGCGATCCAGGGGTTCAGGTGGGCATAGACCTGCTGTTGACGCTTGACCGGGCTCAGACCCGCCAGTTCGTCGCCGATCAGGTTCAGCTGGAAGTTACAGCCCTCGCCTTCCACTTCCACCTGGGTGTCCGCCAGCTTTGCCTCGAGAAGGTTTTTTACTTCTACGGCTTGCATGTTCAACCTCAATCAGCGCACTTGTTAACTACAGCAGAGCCTAGGCTCGCGGGTCGGCCATGATACAAAAAAGCCCCCCGCCTGCGAACCCCATGCTATGCGGGCACTGACGGAGGGCTGGGTGTCTCGCTTCAATCCTGCAGCGGCAGCAGTTCGGTCAAGCCGGAAACCTGGGCGATCCTGCCCATGTCTTTGGGCAGAGCCCGCACCACCAGACGCTTGCCGGCCACCTGGGCATCGCGCAGGAAAGCCAGCAACAAGGACAGACCGACGCTGCTCGAGTGCTCGACCGCCGCGCAGTCCAGTACCAGCTCGGATGCCTCGGCGGAGCGAATCAGGCGCCCGCCTTCGCTGCGCAGTTCAGGGCCGGAGCGATAATCGAGCACGCCCTCGAGCCGCAGCACGCCACCCGCCTCCTGGCGAATGCTGGCTTCACTCATGGCCGGCAGCCTGCTGGCCAGCCTCGGTGTTTTTCGCGTTGGCCACCACCTGCGCCCAACCATCGATGGTCTTGTTCAGGTCGTTGCCATTTCTTTGCATGGCATCGGCGAACTGATCGC is drawn from Pseudomonas cavernae and contains these coding sequences:
- a CDS encoding alpha/beta hydrolase; this encodes MRETSLLLDGPVGQLEALYLDLPDARGVALICHPNPVQGGTMLNKVVSTLQRSARDAGLATLRFNYRGVGASAGSHDMHSGEVDDAGAAATWLRAQYPQLPLTLFGFSFGGFVAASLGGRLEAQGQELAGLFMVAPAVARLCEDNQPPQRCPLTLIQPEQDEVIDPQQVYAWSAALERPHELLKVAECGHFFHGKLTDLKELVLPRL
- a CDS encoding YhcB family protein translates to MEQTLTAWLLPTLTLLAGIAIGFVVARLLPNAAPNRTQRQLDELQERFDSYQSEVVTHFNTTASLVKKLTQSYQEVQEHLSEGANRLALDELTRQRLLAALHADEQASPRERLTPPKSNEAPKDYAPKAPDTPGTLDVTFGLKK
- the cysN gene encoding sulfate adenylyltransferase subunit CysN codes for the protein MSHQSDLISEDILAYLAQHERKELLRFLTCGNVDDGKSTLIGRLLHDSKMIYEDHLEAITRDSKKVGTTGDDIDLALLVDGLQAEREQGITIDVAYRYFSTAKRKFIIADTPGHEQYTRNMATGASTCDLAIILVDARYGVQTQTRRHSYIASLLGIKHIVVAINKMDLMDFDQAVFERIKADYLVFAEQIKLTPTSIHFVPMSALKGDNVVNKSERSPWYSGQSLMEILETVEIAGDRNFNDMRFPVQYVNRPNLNFRGFAGTLASGVVHKGDEVVVLPSGKSSKVKSIVTFEGELEAAGPGQAITLTLEDEVDVSRGDMLVHGDNRPLVTDSFDAMLVWMAEEPMLPGKKYDFKRATSYVPGSIPSIAHKVDVNSLEEGAASELKLNEIAKVKISLDAPIALDGYAHNRTTGAFIVVDRLTNGTVGAGMIIAAPVGAQNVDGHHGKLAHVATEERAARFGQQPATVLFTGLSGAGKSTLAYAVERKLFDMGRAVYVLDGQNLRHDLNKGLPQDRAGRTENWRRAAHVARQFNEAGLLTLAAFVAPDAEGREQAKALIGTERLITVYVQASPQACRERDPQGLYAAAGDNIPGEAFPYDVPLNADLLIDTQSLSVEEGVKQVIDLLRARGAL
- the cysD gene encoding sulfate adenylyltransferase subunit CysD, translated to MLDKLTHLKQLEAESIHIIREVAAEFDNPVMLYSIGKDSAVMLHLARKAFFPGKLPFPVMHVDTQWKFQEMYKFRDKMVAELGLDLITHVNPDGVAQGINPFTHGSAKHTDIMKTEGLKQALDKYGFDAAFGGARRDEEKSRAKERVYSFRDSKHRWDPKNQRPELWNVYNGKVNKGESIRVFPLSNWTELDIWQYIYLEGIPIVPLYFAAEREVIEKNGTLIMIDDERILEHLSDEEKARIQKKMVRFRTLGCYPLTGAVESTATTLTDIIQEMLLTRTSERQGRVIDHDQAGSMEDKKRQGYF
- a CDS encoding Nif3-like dinuclear metal center hexameric protein, with translation MAIALTTLVEEAERYLDAARISDYCPNGLQVEGRPQVRRIVSGVTASQALLDAAVAADADVVLVHHGYFWKGENPCITGMKQRRLKTLLSHDISLLAYHLPLDLHAEVGNNVQLARQLDIVVEGPLEPGNPRTVGLVGSLAEPMSPRDFARRVQEVLGREPLLVEGAGMVRRIGWCTGGGQGYIDQAIAAGVDLYLTGEASEQTFHSARENGISFIAAGHHATERYGVQALGDYLARRFAIEHLFIDCANPV
- the algW gene encoding Do family serine endopeptidase AlgW, yielding MLKALRFLGWPLLAGVLLALLIIQRYPHWVGLPTQEVHMQQAPRLSLPLQGPVSYAQAVSSAAPAVANLYTTKYVSRPALPLFEDPQFRRFFGDNLPKQRRMESSLGSAVIMSPEGYLLTNNHVTAGADQIVVALKDGRETLARVIGSDPETDLAVLKIDLKDLPAITLGRSDSISIGDVALAIGNPFGVGQTVTMGIISATGRNQLGLNTYEDFIQTDAAINPGNSGGALVDARGNLIGINTAILSKSSGSQGIGFAIPTKLALEVMKAIIEHGQVIRGWLGIEVQPLTPELAESFGLEGRPGIVVAGIYRDGPAQKAGLQPGDLILSIDSEPASDGRRSMNQVARTKPGQKTIIEVLRNGQNLKLTAEVGLRAPQAINNGNDKQP
- the hisC gene encoding histidinol-phosphate transaminase; this translates as MSKFWSPFVKDLVPYVPGEQPKLAKLVKLNTNENPYGPSPQALSAMQAELNDNLRLYPDPNGERLKQAVADYYGVQASQVFVGNGSDEVLAHAFHGLFQHGKPLLFPDVTYSFYPVYCGLYGIPFEALALDEQFQIRIEDYARPNGGIVFPNPNAPTGCLLALEAIERLLQANPDSVVLVDEAYIDFGGETAISLVDKYPNLLVTQTLSKSRSLAGLRVGLAVGHPELIEALERIKNSFNSYPLDRMAIAGAAAAFEDRAYFEATCAKVIASREQVVAGLQALGFEVLPSAANFVFARHPHKDAAQLAAALREQGVIVRHFKQARIAQFLRISIGAPEQNQALLAALQTL
- the hisD gene encoding histidinol dehydrogenase; translation: MTAPIAIRRLNAADSDFARHLDHLLSWESVSDDAVNQRVLEIIAAVRERGDAALVEYTRRFDGLEVAGMADLILPRERLELALTRITPAQRAALETAAERVRRYHEKQKQDSWSYTEADGTVLGQQVTPLDRAGLYVPGGKASYPSSVLMNAIPAKVAGVPEVVMVVPTPRGDINEIVLAAAAIAGVDRVFTIGGAQAVAALAYGTESVPPVDKIVGPGNIYVATAKRHVFGKVGIDMIAGPSEILVVCDGQTDPDWIAMDLFSQAEHDEDAQAILVSPDAAFLDQVAASIAKLLPTLEREAIARTSMEGRGALIQVADMAQAIEVANRIAPEHLELSVADPAKWLPQIRHAGAIFMGRYTAEALGDYCAGPNHVLPTSGTARYSSPLGVYDFQKRSSIIHCSADGASELGKIASVLARGESLTAHARSAEYRIKN
- the hisG gene encoding ATP phosphoribosyltransferase, producing MLTIALSKGRILDDTLPLLAEAGIVPTENPDKSRKLIIPTTQEDVRLLIVRATDVPTYVEHGAADLGVAGKDVLLEYGGQGLYEPLDLRIANCKLMTAGRVGAPEPRGRLRVATKFVNVAKRYYAEQGRQVDVIKLYGSMELAPLVGLADKIIDVVDTGNTLRANGLEPQELIAPISSRLIVNKASMKMQHARIQALIDTLRQAVESRHPS
- the murA gene encoding UDP-N-acetylglucosamine 1-carboxyvinyltransferase; amino-acid sequence: MDKLIITGGERLNGEIRISGAKNSALPILAATLLADEPVTVCNLPHLHDITTMIELFGRMGVEPVVDEKLSVEVDASTIKTLVAPYELVKTMRASILVLGPMVAHFGEAEVALPGGCAIGSRPVDLHIRGLEAMGAQIEVEGGYIKAKAPEGGLRGAHFFFDTVSVTGTENIMMAATLAKGRSVLENAAREPEVVDLANCLIAMGAQIQGAGTDTIIIDGVERLHGARYSVMPDRIETGTYLVAAAATGGRVKLKDTDPTILEAVLSKLQEAGAEITSGSDWIELDMHGKRPKAVNLRTAPYPAFPTDMQAQFIALNTIAEGTGTVIETVFENRFMHVYEMTRMGAQIMVEGNTAIVSGAPSLKGAPVMATDLRASASLVIAALVADGDTLIDRIYHIDRGYECIEEKLQLLGAKIRRVPA